The DNA segment AATGCAAAAGTGATGGTCGTTTCCCAGAACTACCTGGGCAGCATTAACCATACCCTTCTTACCCTGGAAGTACTGAAATCAAGGGGAATCGAAGTAGAAGGCCTTATTTTCAATGGCCCTGCCAATGAAGAATCGGAGCGTTACATTACCACGTATTCCGGCGTCTCCATCCTGGGAAGAATTCCTCAACTGGAAAACCTGGATAAGGAAAACGTGCAAAAAGCCGGAGAACACCTCCGCTTCTAATAAAAAATATTTTCTAACAAAAAATACCGCGCATAAAAAAAGGGAGCTAATTGCTCCCTTTTTCTTTATTAAAATGATCTTACGATCTATTTTACTGCATCAATTACAGCTTTGAAAGCTTCAGGATGGTTCATTGCTAAGTCAGCTAAAACTTTACGGTTTAAACCGATGTTTTTAGCAGCTAATTTACCGATCAGTTGAGAGTAAGAAACACCGTGTTGACGTGCTCCAGCGTTGATACGTTGAATCCATAATCCACGGAATTCTCTTTTCTTAACTTTACGGTCACGGTATGCATATTGCAAACCTTTTTCAACCGTGTTTTTAGCAATGGTGAAAACCTTACTTCTTGATCCCCAATAGCCTTTGGCCATATTAAGGACTTTTTTCCTTCTTCTTCTCGAAGCTACTGCGTTTACCGAACGTGGCATAGTGTGTTGTTTTTTGATAAACGGTGTTGCGTATTACAGCAAACTTACTACCGGGTACCTGGTTAAAAATTTAATTATTTACCGATGGCAAGCATACGCTTAACGTTGCCCATATCAGCTGCGGACACCATTGAAGTGTGACCCAAATTACGCTTACGTTTAGTCGACATCTTAGTTAAGATGTGGCTTTTGTAGGCATTCTTCCTTGCGATTTTACCTGTTCCAGTAAGCGAAAAACGCTTTTTAGCACTGGAATTGGTTTTCATTTTTGGCATAACCTGTGTTTATTTATGTAATTTATTTATTTTTTAGCAACTTTTGGAGCCAGCGTTAAAAACATACGCTTGCCCTCTAACTTAGGTAATAACTCCACTTTACCGATATCTTCCAGCGCCTGTGCAAATTTCAGTAAGAGAATCTCTCCCTGCTCTTTGTAAACAATTGCTCTACCTTTAAAGTGTACGTAAGCCCTAACCTTCTCCCCGTTCTCCAGGAAACTAACCGCGTGTTTCAGTTTGAACTGAAAATCGTGATCGTTGGTATTAGGACCAAAACGGATCTCCTTAATTACGGTCTGTTTTGCGTTTGCTTTAATCTCTTTCTGCTTTTTCTTCTGCTCGTAAACAAACTTACTGTAATCAATGATCCTACATACCGGAGGCACTGCATTTGGAGAAATCTCAACCAGATCCAATTCCAATTCGTCGGCAAGGGCTAAAGCTTTTGCCAAAGGATAGATCCCCGGTTCAACATTATCTCCAGCTAATCTAACCTCCTGAGCTCTGATAAACTGATTAATATTATGTTCTGCTTCTTTTTTCTTAAAAGGAGGACGTGGTCCCCTGTTAAATCCTGGTCTGCCTAATGCCAAATTTATATACTATTTAAATTGTTATTTCTTTGATTAATAATTCACTAAACTCCTGCTGAGTCATTTCTCCTAAATCTCCCTCACCATGTTTACGCACTGACACCTTTCCTTCTGCCATCTCTTTTTCACCGATAATCAGCATATAAGGTATTTTTTTAACCTCTGCGTCTCTGATTTTCCGTCCGATTTTTTCATCCCGAAAGTCAATCAAACCGCGAATATCGGAATTATTTAGTTCATCTGAAACTTTTTTCGCATAATCTTCATATTTTTCAGAGATCGGCAGAATGATAAACTGTTCAGGTGAAAGCCATAATGGGAAATTACCTGCGCAATGCTCAATCAATACCGCGATAAAACGTTCCAGGGAACCAAATGGGGCCCTATGGATCATCACCGGACGGTGTTTTAAGTTGTCGCTGCCAGTATATTCCAGTTCAAAACGCTCCGGTAAATTGTAGTCCACCTGAATTGTTCCCAACTGCCATTTTCTTCCCAAAGCATCTTTCACCATAAAGTCTAACTTCGGACCATAGAATGCCGCTTCACCATATTCTACTACAGTAGGTAAACCTTTTTCTGCAGCAGCCTCGATGATCGCCGATTCGGCCAGATGCCAGTTTTCATCAGAACCAATGTATTTCGATTTGTTCTCTGCGTCTCTTAAAGATACCTGTGCAATGTAATCGTTGAAACCCAAAGATTTAAACACATACAATACCAGATCAATCACTTTCTTGAACTCTTCTTTTACCTGGTCCGGGCGACAGAATAAATGGGCATCATCCTGAGTAAAGCCACGAACTCTTGTCAGCCCGTGAAGCTCGCCGCTCTGCTCATAACGATATACTGTTCCAAACTCTGCAAAACGCAAAGGAAGGTCTTTATAAGAACGTGGTTTAACTTTATAAATCTCACAATGGTGAGGACAGTTCATCGGTTTAAGGAAAAACTCTTCTCCCTCCTGCGGAGTTTTGATCGGCTGAAAAGCATCTTTACCATATTTCTCATAGTGACCTGAAGTAATGTACAAGTTCTTGTGACCAATATGAGGAGTAACGACTTGTTCGTACCCTGCTTTACCTTGTGCTTTAGTTAAAAACTGAACCAGACGTTCACGCAATGCAGCACCTTTAGGTAACCACAATGGCAAGCCCATCCCTACTTTCTCAGAGAAAGCAAATAATTCCAGTTCCTTACCTAATTTACGGTGATCTCTTTTCTTTGCCTCTTCAATCATATGAAGGTACTCAGTCAGCTCACTTGCCTTAGGGAAAGTAACCCCATAAATACGGGTTAACTGTTTTTTTGTTTCATCACCACGCCAGTAAGCACCAGCCACGTTCATCAGTTTCACCGCTTTAACAAAACCGGTATTTGGAATGTGTGGCCCACGACAAAGGTCAGTAAACTGTCCCTGGTTATAGAAAGTGATTTTTCCATCTTCCAGACCTTCTAAAAGGTCCAGCTTGTACTCATCGCCTTTTTCTGTAAAATATTGGATTGCATCCGCTTTAGAAACGCTTTCCCGAACAAAAACTTCTTTCTGTTTGGCCAGTTCTAAAATCTTGGCTTCAATTGCCTTGAAATCATCTGATGAAAACTCTCTGTCGCCAAAATCTACATCATAATAGAAACCGGTTTCAATTGCAGGACCTATACCGAATTTTGTACCCGGATATAAAGCCTCCAATGCCTCTGCCATAATGTGCGCAGAAGAATGCCAGAAAGTAGCTTTACCAGCTGCATCATTCCAGGTTAACAACTTCACAGAAGCATCCCCTTCAATCGCTCTTGAAGAATCCCAGATCTCACCGTTAACTTCGGCTGCTAAAACGTTGCGCGCTAATCCCTCTGAAATAGAGAGTGCAATTTGATGGGCAGTTGTGCCCTTTTCGTACTGACGACTGGAGCCGTCAGGTAATGTAATGTTAATCATCTACAACTATGATTTTAGTGAATTAATTGATTTATAAACATTTACAATAACTTTTATTTTACGTGTAATAAAATATTACTGCAAACAACTTGAGATGCTCTCATCGTCTAACAGCAAATATAAGGTTTATAGTTCAATATTTCTCCGGGTTATTCAGGTAATGCCCGCCTAAAACTAATATTCTAACCATCCGTTCGCTAAAACATCAGCCAAATGCATTGTTTTTAAAGGAATGTTATTTTTATCGATATATCCCTGTAAATGCATCAGACAGGAAAGGTCGGTGGAAATCACGTACTCCGCTCCCTGTTCCAGCGCATTGTTTACCTTTTGCTCCGCCATAGCAGAAGAAATGGCATCGAATTTCACGGAAAACGTACCACCAAAACCGCAGCACATATCGGTATCTTTCATTTCTACCATTTCCAGACCATGAACTTTAGACAATAATAGTCTGGGCTCTTCTTTGATCTTACATTCCCTCAGTCCGCTGCAGGAATCATGATAAACGGCTTTTCCTTCCAACTCTGCGCCGAAATAATCTCTTTTCAGCACATTGACCAGAAAATCCGAAAGTTCAAATATATTGGATTGTATATTTCTGCATTTATTATGGACAATGGTATTGGTAAACAAATCACTGAACCCATTCTTTACCATCCCTACACAGGAAGCCGAAGGGGCTACAATATAATCTGTTTCTGAAAAATCGCTCAGGAATTTCGTTCCCGTTTCTTTCGCCTGTTCCCAGTATCCCGCGTTATAAGCCGGCTGCCCGCAACAAGTCTGGGCAGAATTATAAAACACCTCACAACCCGCCTTCTCTAATAGCTTTATCGTATTAAATGCTGTCTCAGGATATAACTGATCAACAAAGCAAGGAACAAATAATTCTATTTTCATGTGTATCTATTGGTCTTATTAAAAATGTATGATGGTTAACCTTTAACCATTTTTGGTGCTACTTTCCTAAGCAGTAGCAAAAATATCAATCCTAAAACAAAAAACGAGGCCAATGCAAGAACAGAATTCCGCATACTTCCTGTTTGTTCCTCAATATAAGCAAAACTAAAAAGTCCGATCACTACTGCCAGTTTTTCTGTTACATCATAAAAGCTGAAAAATGAAGCCGTATCGGGTGTATTTTCAGGAATAAATTTGGAATATGTAGACCTGGATAAAGATTGGATCCCTCCCATAATCAGGCCAACAACTGCGGCCAATCCATAAAACTCATATTCATTGGTAATGAAATAAGCATAGATGCAGGTCATCACCCAGATGCCTACCACCAGGATCAGCACACTCACATTCCCAATCCTTTTTGCCAGTTTAGACATCCATATTGCACCCAGAATGGCTACCAGCTGAATAATCAGGATCACCGCTATTAATTTTGAGGTACCCAGGTGTAAAGTTTTCTCTCCAAATCCGGCCGCCGCCAGCATCACTGTCTGCACCCCCATAGAATAAAAGAAAAAGGCAATCAGAAAGCGCTTCATCACTTTCATACTTTTCAACTGCCGCCATACTTTTACCAGTTCCCCGAAACCACTATGCACTACATTTTTGTTAATTGCCGTATAATCAGGACTCCCCGCCGGCAATCTGTTAAAAGAAATCTGCGCAAAACCAATCCACCAGATCCCCACCAAAAGAAAAGAGAGCCTTGCAGGTAGTGAACCATCAGTGATGCCAAAAAGTTCAGGTTTCAGGACAAAAACAAAACAAATGAGCTGTAGCAAGACACTACCCACATAGCCATAGGCATAACCTTGAGCGCTAACCCGGTCCTGCTGATCTTTTGTCGCAATCTCGGGCAGGTAAGAATTGTTGAACAACACCCCACCGATATAACCCATTGCAGCAATGATGAAACAAACAATTCCCAGCTCCAGCGTTTCCAGTTTAAAGAAAAACAATCCCATACAGGCAATACCGCCAATATAGGTGAAGATCTTCATGAAGATTTTTTTATTCCCTCTGTAATCTGCTGTGGCCGATAAAATGGGCAACAGGATCACCATAATCAGATAAGCCAGGGAAAGTGCATAATTCGATAAAGCCGTATTTGTAAACTTAAGCCCAAAGAAAGTCACCTGATCCCCATGAGCCGCCGTCGTGGTGATAATCGTATAATAAGCAGGAAAGATAGTGGAAGTGATGACTAAATTATAAGAAGAATTTGCCCAGTCAAAGAAGGCCCATGACTGGATAACTTTCTTGTCGTTTTTTTGTTCCATGTATTAAATAAGGCGACTAAAATAGCTAAAAAACGGCAATTACGGCTAATTTACTTTCTCCAGCTTAGCAGCACCTGATTTTTTCTCCTCCACATTCTTTGGATTTCCTTTATAATAAATTTCACTCGATCCCGAGGTCTTCACTTTCAAATCATTCAATACATTGATGTTTGCTTTTCCTGTTCCATCAACGGTAATGTCATAGATGCCTGCAATAAAATCAAAGGCTTCCACTTTAGAGGTTCCGCTTGTTTTTAACACATGGGTTCCCGTTTGGCCAGTCAATGTCAATTTACCCACACCATCAATTTTTGTGGTCACCTTGCTCGCACTGATGTTTAATTTCACTTCAGAACTACCACTCAGGTCCATTTTCAGGTCTTTCACATATACAGGGCCTTCACCAATCACCCGTACCATTCCACTGGTATGGAGTTCCGTCAGCTCGCCAATCCCCGCATAAACCACAACAGAATCTGTTCCGCAATAGCTGCCATCTTCCAGTTTAAGCTCCAGTTCAGATCCACTTACCCTCGACCTGATGTGGCTCATTACATTTGAATCTGCCTGAATCTTCACATTATAGCTGCTATCCTGTGTCAAAACCAACTTAATTGTTCCGCTCACTTTGATTTTATCATAGCTTTTCAGCTCCACCACTTTACTCGTCTGAATTCCGGAATCTTTCACACATTCAGCCGTACATCCTGCCAATAAAACAGGGAAAGCGAGCACAATAAGGTTTAATTTCTTCATAGGTATATTGATTTGTTGCAATTTAAAGATAATAGTTTTTACCGTCAGTTTTAATTTTTCCGGCATCCAGCAATTCGCGGATGCGTTCCAGCTTTTGATTTTCAGTGCCGGATTTGAGGCCCGTTATCAGGTCTTCGATCGTTTGTGTCTGCGTTTGCAAGAGTTTCATCAGCTCAAAGTCGATGCGGTCTGACAACAGGTCGAGATCATCCTCTTTCTTTTCCGCCAGACAAACATCACAAACGCCACATTTGTCGGCATTAGGTTCATCGAAATACCTCAACAACTGCACATTCCGGCATTCGGCGTTCCCCGTATAGGCCAATACCGCATTGATCTGATCCAATTGAATCTTTTTTCTCAGTTTGATGTATTTTACATCGATATCCATATGGACAAAATCAACCCTCGGGCGAATATATTGTAGCTGAGGCTGATCAGATTGCGGCAAATAAGACAACAATCCCTGTTCTTCCAGGTTGCTGATCATCTTCCTTGCCGTACTAAAGGACAATCCTACTTTTTTAGCAATCTCATTTTCCTCAATTTTCACATATTGATCAAATGCCCCTCCATAAGACCTTAAAATTGCCTTTATCAAGGGGTCATATCCTGCATTTTCAATTTGAAAACGATACACATCTTCATGCGAAGCCGTAAACAACACCCGGGAGGGTAAAAAGATATTTTCCGACAAAGTCAGATAGCCATCATGTTCTAAAAACTTCAGGGCAGCCATGGTTTTGATGACTCCAACATTAAACCGCTTACAAAAATCGGCAAGGTCAAAATTAAAGGTCAACCCCTCTCCTGCACCAAAAGCCAGCTGGAAATAATTACCGAGGTAATGGTATGTTTTTTTAATGTCCTCTACCGTTGGAAAATGATCCGCATATTTGGCCTTTAAGGCCACCTGATCAGATTTATTGGCCAGCAACACCGCATAGGCCTTTTGTTCGTCCCTTCCGGCACGACCTGCCTCCTGGTAATAGGCTTCCAGACTCTCCGGCAAATCCAGGTGAACCACAAAACGCACATCCGCTTTATCGATTCCCATTCCGAAGGCATTGGTAGCCACCATCACCCTGATCTTATTCTTTTTCCAGTCTTCCTGCTTCCGGAAACGTTCTTCTCTTGGTATGCCCGCATGATAGAAATCCGCAGCAATCTGGTTTCTCATCAGGAAAGAAGCCACTTCTGCGGTCTCTCTTCTATTGCGAACATAAACCAGTCCTGTTCCTTTCACATTCCTGACGATATCGATCAGCTTTTTATACTTATCTTCTTTATCCAGCACCACATAACTCAGATTCTTACGTTCAAAACTCTGAACAAATACTTTGGGCGCGGTAAATTTTAATTTTTCGATGATGTCTGCACGTACAAACTGAGTTGCAGTAGCAGTAAGTGCCAATACCGGCACTTTAGGGTGGATGTCCCTGATCTCCGCAATCTGCTGATAAGGAGGCCTGAAATCATAACCCCATTGTGAAATACAATGCGCTTCATCCACGGCAATCAGGTTTACGTTCATATAGGAAATCCGAACCCGCACTATTTCTGATAATAATCGTTCCGGCGACAAGTATAAAAACTTTATTTTTCCATAAATGCAATTGTCGAGCAGGATGTCGATTTCTCTTTTTCCCATTCCTGCATAAATTGCGACCGCCTCAATTCCTTTCGCTTTCAGGTTTTCGACCTGATCTTTCATCAGGGCAATCAGCGGGGAAATGACAATGCATATCCCTTCCTTTACCAATGCAGGTATCTGAAAGCAAAGGGATTTCCCTCCTCCAGTGGGCAGCAATGCCAGGGTATCATGGCCATTTAAAACGGAACTGATAATGTCTGACTGTAATGGTCTGAAAGAATCAAATCCCCAGTATCTTTTTAGTATCTCGGCTTCACTCATAAAAAGGTTACTCATCAAAACTATAAAAATGAACTGATATTATTAAATTGCGGGCTAATTTATACGACACTCCGCTATGAAGAAAACATTACTTCCCCTATTTTTCCTGCTCATTTTTCATTCCGCATTTTCTCAGGAAAAGAGTTCCCAGGAAAAGAAATGGGACATCGAAAAATACCAGGGTCCTACAAAAAATTTCAGTATAGATACTGATGAAGGCACCTGGATGAACCTTGATGTTAGCGGGGATGGTAAAGATATTGTTTTTGATCTGTTGGGTGACATTTACAGCATGCCCATTACAGGAGGCTCCGCGGTCTTACTTAGCGGAGGCATTGCCTGGGACATTCAGCCCCGTTTCAGCCCAAATGGCAAATACATTTCCTATACAAGCGATAAGAATGGTGCAGACAACATCTGGATCATGAACCGCGATGGTTCCAATAAAAGACAGGTAACTAAAGAAACCTTCCGCCTGTTGAATAACGCCACCTGGATGCCAAACAGTGAATACCTGGTCGCCAGAAAACACTTTACCGGTTCACGTTCACTGGGTGCAGGAGAAATGTGGATGTATAGTATTTATGGTGGTGAAGGGGTTCAGCTGACCAAGAGAAAAAATGACCAGCAGGATGCCGGAGAGCCCAACATCAGTCCGAACGGCAGGTATCTTTATTTCAGTGAAGATATGGCACCGGGACCAAATTTCGAATATAGTAAAGATCCAAATGGATTGATCTATGCTATCCGTCAGCTGGATATGACCACGGGAAAGCTCAGCAACCTGATTGCACAACAAGGTGGCGCCGCAAGACCACAAATATCTCCGGATGGTAAAATGATGGCTTATGTAAAACGTGTCCGCTTAAAATCGGTCATGTATGTTCAAAATTTACGCACCGGCGAGGAATGGCCGATTTATGAAGACCTTTCTCACGACCAGCAGGAAACCTGGGCCATCTTTGGTGTTTATCCGAACTACGCCTGGATTCCGGATGGCAAAGGACTGGTGTTCTATGCCAAAGGGAAAATCAAAAAAGTAGACCTTGCCTCACTCACGGCAAACGAGATTCCATTCCGCGTAAACAGTAGCCAGACTGTTCAGCAAGCCCTGCATTTTCCACACAACGTCTACAGCAATGAGTTCGATGTAAAAATGATCCGTCAGCTGACTACTTCTGCCGACGGAAAAATGGTCGTTTTCAATGCAGCCGGATTTCTATATAAAAAGGAATTGCCCAACGGAACTCCGGAAAGGGTAAGCAATGGCATCGACTTCGAATTTGAACCTAAAATCAGTAATGATGGAAAATATGTGATTTATACCACCTGGAATGATGAGCTAAAAGGAGCCATTAAAAGAACAGACCTGAAATCAGGAAAAACCATTAGCCTAACCGACGAAAAAGGCTTCTACTACTCTCCTTCTTATTCCAATAAAGGCGATAAAATTATTTTCAGAAAAGGCATCGGAAATGATGTGCTTGGCTATGCCTATGGCAGAGGAACGGGCATCTTTATCATGCCGGCCAATGGCGGTGCAAAGACCCTGGTTTCTGATAACGGGATTAAACCACAATTCAATACCGACGATACCCGCATCTATTTCCAGGGAAATGAAGGCGGAAAAAGAGCCTTTAAAAGTGTCGACCTGAATGGCGGAAATGAAAGAACACACTATACTTCTACTTATGTAACTCAGTTTACACCAAGTCCAGATGGCAAGTGGATGGCTTTTACCGAATTATTTAATGTATACATCACCCCAATGGTAACCGTTGGAACTCCTCTGGAACTTTCTTCCACCAACAAATCGATTCCATTGACCAGGGTTACGGCCGATGGCGGGACTTATATCCACTGGAGCAATGACAGTCAGAAGCTCTTCTGGACCTTAGGGGAACAATATTTCAGCAGAGAGATCAGCAGCGCCTTTAACTTCACAGATGCAGGAAATCAAGCTGTTCGAAAACCGGATACCGCAGGTCTTTCCATAGGATTGAAACTTAAAAGCGATGCACCCACTGGATTACTTGCTTTAAAAGGAGCAAGAATCGTAACCATGAAGGGCGATGACGTGATTGAAGAAGGGACCATCCTGATCGAAAACAATAAAATCATTGCCATCGGAAGGGCATCAGAAATGACCATTCCAGATCAGGCCAGGG comes from the Pedobacter sp. FW305-3-2-15-E-R2A2 genome and includes:
- the rplT gene encoding 50S ribosomal protein L20, translated to MPRSVNAVASRRRRKKVLNMAKGYWGSRSKVFTIAKNTVEKGLQYAYRDRKVKKREFRGLWIQRINAGARQHGVSYSQLIGKLAAKNIGLNRKVLADLAMNHPEAFKAVIDAVK
- the rpmI gene encoding 50S ribosomal protein L35, translated to MPKMKTNSSAKKRFSLTGTGKIARKNAYKSHILTKMSTKRKRNLGHTSMVSAADMGNVKRMLAIGK
- the infC gene encoding translation initiation factor IF-3, which gives rise to MALGRPGFNRGPRPPFKKKEAEHNINQFIRAQEVRLAGDNVEPGIYPLAKALALADELELDLVEISPNAVPPVCRIIDYSKFVYEQKKKQKEIKANAKQTVIKEIRFGPNTNDHDFQFKLKHAVSFLENGEKVRAYVHFKGRAIVYKEQGEILLLKFAQALEDIGKVELLPKLEGKRMFLTLAPKVAKK
- the thrS gene encoding threonine--tRNA ligase, which encodes MINITLPDGSSRQYEKGTTAHQIALSISEGLARNVLAAEVNGEIWDSSRAIEGDASVKLLTWNDAAGKATFWHSSAHIMAEALEALYPGTKFGIGPAIETGFYYDVDFGDREFSSDDFKAIEAKILELAKQKEVFVRESVSKADAIQYFTEKGDEYKLDLLEGLEDGKITFYNQGQFTDLCRGPHIPNTGFVKAVKLMNVAGAYWRGDETKKQLTRIYGVTFPKASELTEYLHMIEEAKKRDHRKLGKELELFAFSEKVGMGLPLWLPKGAALRERLVQFLTKAQGKAGYEQVVTPHIGHKNLYITSGHYEKYGKDAFQPIKTPQEGEEFFLKPMNCPHHCEIYKVKPRSYKDLPLRFAEFGTVYRYEQSGELHGLTRVRGFTQDDAHLFCRPDQVKEEFKKVIDLVLYVFKSLGFNDYIAQVSLRDAENKSKYIGSDENWHLAESAIIEAAAEKGLPTVVEYGEAAFYGPKLDFMVKDALGRKWQLGTIQVDYNLPERFELEYTGSDNLKHRPVMIHRAPFGSLERFIAVLIEHCAGNFPLWLSPEQFIILPISEKYEDYAKKVSDELNNSDIRGLIDFRDEKIGRKIRDAEVKKIPYMLIIGEKEMAEGKVSVRKHGEGDLGEMTQQEFSELLIKEITI
- a CDS encoding (Fe-S)-binding protein, producing MKIELFVPCFVDQLYPETAFNTIKLLEKAGCEVFYNSAQTCCGQPAYNAGYWEQAKETGTKFLSDFSETDYIVAPSASCVGMVKNGFSDLFTNTIVHNKCRNIQSNIFELSDFLVNVLKRDYFGAELEGKAVYHDSCSGLRECKIKEEPRLLLSKVHGLEMVEMKDTDMCCGFGGTFSVKFDAISSAMAEQKVNNALEQGAEYVISTDLSCLMHLQGYIDKNNIPLKTMHLADVLANGWLEY
- a CDS encoding MFS transporter, whose product is MEQKNDKKVIQSWAFFDWANSSYNLVITSTIFPAYYTIITTTAAHGDQVTFFGLKFTNTALSNYALSLAYLIMVILLPILSATADYRGNKKIFMKIFTYIGGIACMGLFFFKLETLELGIVCFIIAAMGYIGGVLFNNSYLPEIATKDQQDRVSAQGYAYGYVGSVLLQLICFVFVLKPELFGITDGSLPARLSFLLVGIWWIGFAQISFNRLPAGSPDYTAINKNVVHSGFGELVKVWRQLKSMKVMKRFLIAFFFYSMGVQTVMLAAAGFGEKTLHLGTSKLIAVILIIQLVAILGAIWMSKLAKRIGNVSVLILVVGIWVMTCIYAYFITNEYEFYGLAAVVGLIMGGIQSLSRSTYSKFIPENTPDTASFFSFYDVTEKLAVVIGLFSFAYIEEQTGSMRNSVLALASFFVLGLIFLLLLRKVAPKMVKG
- a CDS encoding head GIN domain-containing protein, translated to MKKLNLIVLAFPVLLAGCTAECVKDSGIQTSKVVELKSYDKIKVSGTIKLVLTQDSSYNVKIQADSNVMSHIRSRVSGSELELKLEDGSYCGTDSVVVYAGIGELTELHTSGMVRVIGEGPVYVKDLKMDLSGSSEVKLNISASKVTTKIDGVGKLTLTGQTGTHVLKTSGTSKVEAFDFIAGIYDITVDGTGKANINVLNDLKVKTSGSSEIYYKGNPKNVEEKKSGAAKLEKVN
- a CDS encoding ATP-dependent DNA helicase RecQ; protein product: MSNLFMSEAEILKRYWGFDSFRPLQSDIISSVLNGHDTLALLPTGGGKSLCFQIPALVKEGICIVISPLIALMKDQVENLKAKGIEAVAIYAGMGKREIDILLDNCIYGKIKFLYLSPERLLSEIVRVRISYMNVNLIAVDEAHCISQWGYDFRPPYQQIAEIRDIHPKVPVLALTATATQFVRADIIEKLKFTAPKVFVQSFERKNLSYVVLDKEDKYKKLIDIVRNVKGTGLVYVRNRRETAEVASFLMRNQIAADFYHAGIPREERFRKQEDWKKNKIRVMVATNAFGMGIDKADVRFVVHLDLPESLEAYYQEAGRAGRDEQKAYAVLLANKSDQVALKAKYADHFPTVEDIKKTYHYLGNYFQLAFGAGEGLTFNFDLADFCKRFNVGVIKTMAALKFLEHDGYLTLSENIFLPSRVLFTASHEDVYRFQIENAGYDPLIKAILRSYGGAFDQYVKIEENEIAKKVGLSFSTARKMISNLEEQGLLSYLPQSDQPQLQYIRPRVDFVHMDIDVKYIKLRKKIQLDQINAVLAYTGNAECRNVQLLRYFDEPNADKCGVCDVCLAEKKEDDLDLLSDRIDFELMKLLQTQTQTIEDLITGLKSGTENQKLERIRELLDAGKIKTDGKNYYL
- a CDS encoding amidohydrolase family protein — encoded protein: MKKTLLPLFFLLIFHSAFSQEKSSQEKKWDIEKYQGPTKNFSIDTDEGTWMNLDVSGDGKDIVFDLLGDIYSMPITGGSAVLLSGGIAWDIQPRFSPNGKYISYTSDKNGADNIWIMNRDGSNKRQVTKETFRLLNNATWMPNSEYLVARKHFTGSRSLGAGEMWMYSIYGGEGVQLTKRKNDQQDAGEPNISPNGRYLYFSEDMAPGPNFEYSKDPNGLIYAIRQLDMTTGKLSNLIAQQGGAARPQISPDGKMMAYVKRVRLKSVMYVQNLRTGEEWPIYEDLSHDQQETWAIFGVYPNYAWIPDGKGLVFYAKGKIKKVDLASLTANEIPFRVNSSQTVQQALHFPHNVYSNEFDVKMIRQLTTSADGKMVVFNAAGFLYKKELPNGTPERVSNGIDFEFEPKISNDGKYVIYTTWNDELKGAIKRTDLKSGKTISLTDEKGFYYSPSYSNKGDKIIFRKGIGNDVLGYAYGRGTGIFIMPANGGAKTLVSDNGIKPQFNTDDTRIYFQGNEGGKRAFKSVDLNGGNERTHYTSTYVTQFTPSPDGKWMAFTELFNVYITPMVTVGTPLELSSTNKSIPLTRVTADGGTYIHWSNDSQKLFWTLGEQYFSREISSAFNFTDAGNQAVRKPDTAGLSIGLKLKSDAPTGLLALKGARIVTMKGDDVIEEGTILIENNKIIAIGRASEMTIPDQARVIDVTGKTIMPGIVDVHAHLRTSPDGISPQQDWSYMANLAFGVTTSHDPSSNTEMVFSQAEMLKAGRMVGPRLYSTGSILYGADGDFKVVINSLDDALSHLKRLKAVGAFSVKSYNQPRREQRQQILEAARQLKMEVVPEGGSTFFTNMNMVADGHTGIEHSIPMAPVYKDVTSFWNNTSVAYTPTLIVSYGSQWGENYWYDRTNVWENERLMAFTPRAIIDARARRRTTSEYGDYGHIEVAKAVRQIADGGTKVNLGAHGQIQGLGAHWELWMLVQGGMTPLQAIRSATLNGAAYLGMDKEIGSLETGKLADLIVMDANPLNDIRNSEKIKYVVINGRIYDSLSMNEIGSREKLRGKLWFEMGKGMIYSFPTGIAETWTYTIPNCD